The following nucleotide sequence is from Trifolium pratense cultivar HEN17-A07 linkage group LG2, ARS_RC_1.1, whole genome shotgun sequence.
TTTTGATAGATTCAACCTCATTGGTTTATCATATCAATTTCTATTTTAGTTCAGTAGTCTAGTAATTAAACTCACTATTAAATGTGTTTGAAAACATATTGTTATACTCATTAAATGTTTTGGAGTATTTAATAGTAAATATGTGAAACGTTCTTTAACAGGTTGATAGTTATAAGAGATATTATTGGAGGGTTCGAGATTCAAACTCCAATTTGGGGAGCCTGGGAAGGATCAAAACTAGCTTGGGAGTTAGGATACAAGCATGTTGAGCTTCGACTGGATGCTTTGAGGGTGGTGACTGGTGAAGATGCTGAGCAAAGATATTGGTGTGCATGCTGCAGGTTGGAGTCTTTGTAAAAAGAGTTGGAGAATGTTGGAGTGGAATTAGGAGGCCCGGATTCGACATACTTATCATGAAGGAAACATCTGCGCAGACTATCTCGTATAATTTTTATGAGTCTCATCTGACTCAAATTCGTAATTTTGTTATAGCCGATGTTTGTGGAACTCACGTTCCGAGGCTAGTTAGTGTGTAATCTAATCTCTTTTTAGGCTTTTGCCCTCctctcaataaaaaaaatctatcaactcatatataaattaatcgtttatatattttttgacattttattattaaaattagaatttagCAACAATATATACTATATTCATTATTAAAATATTCTACCTttctgtaaccaaaaaaaaaaaattctacctTTCATCCTTAGAATTATTCTCCTTAATTTTCTGCAACAAGCATTGCAGTCAACGTTGATTCTCATGATCATACAACAATACTGCAATTGTAAAAACagaacaaatattaaaatcaccaAAATGGAATTATTAGCTTTTTGTGAAGAATAGAACAAAACTTGCCTTTTCGGACATGGGGTTGGTGGAATTTACAGAACCCAGGAttggtttaattttatatacAAGCCAAAAGGCacaatgaaaaggaaaaaacttTGTGTGGAGATTTGAGAATATGAATGTTCAATCATGGTCATCGTGGATCAAcatgtatttataattttgtatattgtattgtaaaacaaataaatatattttctatagTTTGGAATCTGATTCTCCTTGGAGTTGAACTAGGTTAAGATGTTTGCTTATGTTGTAAGTTTAATTATCCTATACCTCACCTTAACGTTTCgtttatttgaaaaaaacatGGCAAGGGTAAGCATCTCTTCAACCACATGATGTGCATTACCTAAAGCAACACTAGAAAGTTGTAAAgcatctctttctctttcttttgaaAGTTATATAAAGGCTTATGTCaatataattattgttttattCTTGTGTGTTTTAGTATAAAACTAAATAAGCAATCAAATTttttggttcagtggtgattgacactaaATTTGATAGAGAGAATTACGGTTCGTTCCCCTGTAATTGCGATCGAAAGGGGGTTGAAACCACTTAATGTAAGAACTGTCTAGTGGACTGAATACTGgtagtaaaaacaaaataaataaaaaaagctaTCAAATAGGTCGTGTTTTGATACCATATTCGTAGTTGGTGCTTAATAATCCTAGCACTTGCATTTTATCTTAGAATTTGAGTTggatttaaattaatttgtccAGAATCAACTTGTAAGATAAAATTGCTCGTGCCTTCGGTGCCAGAATTAGAATAAAGTATTCAGATGAGCTGTAACGGActatgaattattatttttatcggtggccatatatatatatatatgggtttcaggatcaaatgacactaactagtttgacaccaaatgttacacctctcaataatgttttgaccgatataaattttataaaatccaccgttggattgaaagtttatattgtatagatcatttgtgtaaaatttcagacaaatctaaaatcatttgatatgctattgagatacatcaaaattaacggttttcgTCTTTTTTATATGCcattaatctttatgtgtcacaataacatatcaaataattttggatttgtctgaaattttacacaaatgatctatatgatataaactttcaatccaacggtgaattttataaaatttatatcggttaaaacattattgagaAGTGTAACATTTAGTGTCAAACTAGTTAGTGTCATTTGATCctaaccctatatatatatatatatatatatatatatatatatatatatatatatatatatatatatatatatatatatatatatatatatatatatatatatatatcaaattataCTGATATTTTGCAAGTGCGTCAAAATCATAAATCTTCAAAGTGGACTCGGATCTTAatgcaccaaaaaaaaaaattaaatcttttattTGGTGCGTGTCACAAGTCCATATTATGAATCTTCCTATACTTCATCAGAGACATGTCTCTCAATCTTCTTATACTTGTCCTATATGTTTAgctaatgaaaaaattattttacattatctTATACTTGTCTCTCAATCTTATACTTGTCCTATACTTCTTTGTAAGTCGTAGTTAATCAAGGGAAGATCAAAATAAATGTTTGATAATGGCAACTTTAGGGAAATGGTTCTTGTTAATGGGAGTAATTTGCCTTGTGATTTCTTTAGCCACAGTTGGTAATCTGAATGTAAGTGTCACTTTCTTTTCCAACACATCCACCTCCACAGACTCTGTTTCTactgaaaaatcaaaattgaagcAAGCATCAAGAGTAAGTAAGTGAAACTGTGAAAGGATTATTATAGTTAagctttttttgttgttaagaTAGAATTTCACTTAGAATTCGAATCTTGTTCCTTGCATATTATATATAATGtttctatcaactgagttatgctCGTGGAGATTACGGATTAATTTTTCAAGGATTGAATGGAGAAAGTTATTTAGTAAATTAATTTAGAGACTAATTTATATGCATGAGAAAGTAAAATACTTAAATGAAAAATTCTATCAGGTGTAATTTTTACATGAAAGGAGTAAAGTGTGTGATCTCTCACTATTTATGAAAAACTATTTGTCGTAAGAGGTCATCCCTCGAAGAGATTAATTTCTACAGTTACGCGTAGATACTacctttaatttattaaatctatttttttttttgtgtttctcTCTCCTTTTAATGTGAGAGGAAAGACATCACAGTATATTATCACTTTCATATAAAAATCACACTTGATATGATTCATTTCTTATCTTTAAgtatacatttaataaaatcattttaaattaatttttgtaaagatattttaagattaatatttttttaaaaaaataacaccgTTGAATATTTACGACATGCATAAACGAAAATTATACTATACAAGATGGATCCAGACATTTACCTAACGGAGGTCATAATATTTTTCCAGTAATAAATAGTATATAACGATaaagaacaaattaaaaatttggtCCCTGGATATATGAGACGCTATCATAATAGttcttaaatatattaaaattgtaaatacaTTCATAGTGTGTcttttgttattaaatttattgactaaactgacatcaaaaaatatatttgaagactaaattgactaaataataatatgtttgaaaaccaaaatgactaataaaaTAGAAACCTGAATATATTATACTGCAtataagcaaataaaaacaTGACACATATACTAGTATTATACTACTTATTAATATAACATGATTGGCAGGGAGGGGGTTGAAGCCCCTGCTTGCCCCCATATATCCGTCCCTGTTCTACAAACTTAGCATatgaaacaaagaaacaaaataataaaagacaaaaagtaATAAAGTCTCAAAGCTAATAATTTCTAATCATATTATTATACGTTCAATTTTGAAAGATATTTGCTTAATACTACAAAATGTGAGCGGTGATTTTTTGGcgtgaatgaattttttttttttttgtaattattatGTGCATCACGCTTGACAAAACAAAAGAAGCTTATTACAGCTTGTTCTTTTCTGTATCTTATTTGGTGGCTTTGTGGCTTACTTAGAGATGAGCCATGGAAGGGTAAGCATATTTAAGAATTTATGATATTTGAAATATGAAGTcattatgcataaaaaaaaaagatggagACAAGTTTCTAACTATAAATAGAATATTCCAAAGGTTGGCATactaaaaagtattttataaactaacagttttgaaaaatgatgtcaaattcaaaatatctaTTTACAATAAATTATAAGTAATATTAGTTCTATTGTCCCGATCAACATAATCCAAGAAAGTATAACTTACACTTCCTTACGAAGTCGAAACTGATTTAGTTGGTAAGAACATTACATATAAAGAAGTAAGGAATTGATTTTGTGGTATAGTTGGGATCCGGATTGTTTGTAAAAATACAAGCATGGGTTTTACACGATTAATCTTGTTGTTAATTTAAGATTGAATGTCTCATATTATAAATCGATGAAACTAACAACATTAAAAGATCTCAGTCgtaaattttaaatcaaacggctcaaatatattattgaattGACAAAGTAACTTCGTCAAATTCAATCCATATAATTGCTACCAAACAAATGCCAGGCTGTTTGTACGTGGAAGCCAACAAGGACGACCTCTTTATGACGTGTGGTCCACCGCCTGTGTCTTCAGTGGAATACTCTTCTAGGAAATTTAATTTAGATTCTTATAAGAAAATTCAACCTTCAAATCATTTAAGACGATCCACAATTGAGCATTCCAACTTTTAGTacttaaatgggtcccacattaacacatcactaatttattttttttaataatagtacctaataggtactcaacccctccaatggagcactTCTTAAATTACCAAGCCAAAAATGGGCCGACCCGACGAGTTTGACCCGTCTTGCTACCTCTAGTtttataggattgtatttggtcaaattttaagatattaGAGCATATATATTTAGATTTATTGGATCATCTATTATCATGTCATCACTACTAGATCATTTGGGTAATGTTTcaaatgtcaagttctaaacgTGTGTATGTGTGTTAAGGTGTCTCACACCGAATAAGATATAgcccaaaaatttatttataagtaaagaTGATTCACCTTTCAAATCAACTTTATAGGTGTGTATGTGTCTTAACGTGTCTAATTATTTAATGATAATAAcggtaataataataaccatACCATTCATTTTTGTTATAACGTCAATAACCCTCTTCTGACACTTCTCGCACTGCATATCTGCTGAAAGAACAACCTCCTGAACCTGTTTTTATTGCAAAACAGAACCAACCTATCAAACTGAATATTCTTAACAATGAGACAATGAtcataaaccaaaataaaataagtgaAAATACAAACCAGTGGCATGGACAAAGACTCCATAGAAGCTAGACTAGTCCCAATCCCAATGAGAGGAAAATCCTTTGAATTATTTATACCATTAATTTCTTGAAACTCCCTTTTAGCATCATCTTTAAAAGCCATATGATACCTGTAATTAGGTGTGCAGCTGTGTAATAAAGAAACTTTATGTTATATAAATTCAATAGGTTAGAGGCTTTAATCCCATCGTGGTGAGAGATTAATATGAAGAAAATGATCTATGAACAGCTCCTTCTACATCTCTATTGTTCTGTTTATTAGTTGGTaggtaagaaaaataaatggcTTAGTACAAAATGTTGAGGTCATGAAAAAGGTCTTGTGCCTAAGTTGACAAAGATTGTTCTTTAACTAATTACGTGTAGACAAAGCCCTACATAGTACTtactaattatttttcttaataagggTTTTTGCTTAATGATGCTTACTAAACAAGGCATTAAGCTAATTCAATAAATCAGCCAAACTAATGGTATTTAGGGAGATTTAGATCCTTTTATAAgagttcaaaatttaaaattatgtgcGGAACGAACTGTGAAtctcataattaaaattatgtgtcCATATAAGTATGTCTCTTCAATTCATATTTCAATTCcagtttgaatgaatgataACAAGTTTCTATAACTTTATCTAAACATAGCATTTATATACATTTGTATATGTCacttaaagataaaatttaacTACTAAAATActagacaaaataaataaataatacaaaagcattaaaatattaaaaaatgtaaaacaataaaaaaatgttaaacataTTATAAGTGCAACCGACACAACTCTTATTCTATCCAATTAAACAAAActgaagtaaaaaataaataaataaaatcatctgttggttcagtggtgattgacgctgaacttggtagggaggaccacggttcgatccccacaactgcga
It contains:
- the LOC123911673 gene encoding uncharacterized protein LOC123911673; translated protein: MAFKDDAKREFQEINGINNSKDFPLIGIGTSLASMESLSMPLVQEVVLSADMQCEKCQKRVIDVITKMNVETESVEVDVLEKKVTLTFRLPTVAKEITRQITPINKNHFPKVAIIKHLF